The Opitutales bacterium genomic interval CGGTGGTTGCGTCGGCCTTATATTATTTGGGCGTCTTGATTCTCTTTGTTACCCAAGCACACCACGATCTGATCTGGGGTTTTGGCGAGACCCTCGTATATTTGCCCGCCGGAGTGGGGTGGTTGGAGATTGATTCTCCCATGGCCCTCGTAGCCGAGACAGCTCGGGTCTTTCATATCGGCTTTTTGATGGCTGCTCCCTTTGTGGCCGTAAATATCCTGATCAACCTGGTATTTTCAGTTTTAGGCCGTGCGGCGCCTAAGATGAACGTATTTCTGGTCAGTTTTGCTGTGCGCATCCTGGCTGGACTGTCACTGCTCGTCACAACAAGCGTCTTACTCGCTCATTACATCGACCGCGAAATAGGACGCATGACGTCCGTCATCACCCAATTCCTTGGAGGCTAATTATGGCTGAA includes:
- a CDS encoding flagellar biosynthetic protein FliR; the encoded protein is MSFSVPDLALGFLILCRLSPVVFLFPAFGSRFIPTQFRALIVMFLTFTFVSNMRLEPVFFSSPMELVVAGFTEVVIGGLIGMASRMAFWAIEFAGFVISQEMGLMMAAGMDPLSGMQSSVVASALYYLGVLILFVTQAHHDLIWGFGETLVYLPAGVGWLEIDSPMALVAETARVFHIGFLMAAPFVAVNILINLVFSVLGRAAPKMNVFLVSFAVRILAGLSLLVTTSVLLAHYIDREIGRMTSVITQFLGG